Proteins from one Pelosinus sp. IPA-1 genomic window:
- a CDS encoding sigma 54-interacting transcriptional regulator, with protein sequence MATICLRITNQDRVGLVLDISQVLARDNINILSMEVSPNIMYLEIESLSPNKYAFIHKQLSLIPQINTVDLISNMPHQEREQQLKAVMDTIGDGILAIDKEEVITHFNPAAEKILGYQSNEVLGKKIKDIFVSEIPLLEALHEGTPYSNCEFVVSTTRGKSHYITSGCPIRDANGITIGAVAVLKAMHDVKELVYSVTKPHINRFADILHVSEKMKHVINLAKLVAKNDSTVLIRGESGTGKELFARSIHMESLRREKIFAPINCAALPDALLESELFGYEDGSFSGAKKGGKSGLFEYANAGTIFLDEIGELSASLQAKLLRVLQDGKIRRIGSNQEISVDVRIIAATHRNLEEMIRKKEFRDDLYYRLNVIPIYIPPLRDRKEDLPLLIESLLLKINHRFKKQVTHLSQPAMSKLMQHDWLGNVRELRNVIERAVSLVSQGEITPEHIMLDQMNLQTASSVLPITNRKLKEVLAEMECHILREAIKTHGTSRQVGNVLGLSHTGVLNRMRKYDLSEKKV encoded by the coding sequence ATGGCTACTATTTGTCTGAGAATTACCAATCAGGATCGGGTGGGGCTTGTTCTTGATATCTCGCAAGTCCTGGCAAGGGATAATATTAATATCTTATCAATGGAAGTCTCACCAAATATTATGTATCTAGAGATAGAATCACTATCACCTAATAAATATGCTTTTATCCATAAACAATTGTCTTTAATTCCACAAATTAATACTGTCGACCTAATCTCTAATATGCCTCATCAAGAGAGAGAGCAACAGCTCAAAGCGGTGATGGATACCATTGGTGATGGCATCTTAGCAATTGACAAAGAAGAAGTTATAACCCATTTCAATCCCGCTGCTGAAAAAATACTAGGTTACCAAAGTAATGAGGTATTAGGTAAAAAAATTAAAGATATCTTCGTCTCTGAGATACCTTTATTGGAAGCACTACATGAGGGGACGCCTTATAGCAATTGCGAATTCGTGGTCTCAACGACGAGAGGTAAGAGTCATTATATCACTAGTGGGTGTCCAATAAGGGACGCCAATGGCATTACTATTGGAGCAGTAGCAGTATTAAAAGCTATGCATGATGTGAAAGAGCTGGTATATTCCGTAACAAAACCTCACATTAATCGATTTGCCGATATCCTGCATGTGAGCGAAAAGATGAAACATGTCATTAATCTGGCGAAGCTTGTTGCAAAAAATGACTCTACAGTACTGATTCGGGGGGAAAGCGGTACTGGTAAGGAGCTTTTTGCCCGTTCTATCCATATGGAGAGCCTTCGTAGAGAAAAAATATTTGCTCCCATTAATTGTGCAGCCCTGCCAGATGCTTTGCTTGAAAGTGAATTATTTGGTTATGAAGACGGATCTTTTTCAGGGGCAAAAAAAGGTGGTAAAAGCGGCCTTTTTGAATATGCTAACGCTGGAACTATCTTTCTCGATGAGATTGGTGAACTCTCTGCTAGTCTTCAGGCTAAACTATTAAGGGTACTGCAAGACGGCAAAATCCGGCGCATTGGCAGCAATCAAGAAATTTCTGTAGATGTTCGAATTATTGCCGCCACTCACCGTAATCTAGAAGAAATGATTCGAAAAAAAGAGTTTCGCGATGACTTATATTATCGCCTTAATGTTATTCCTATCTACATCCCCCCACTGCGTGATCGCAAAGAAGATTTGCCTCTATTAATTGAAAGTTTATTATTAAAAATAAATCATCGTTTTAAAAAACAAGTAACCCATCTCTCACAACCTGCAATGAGTAAACTGATGCAACACGATTGGCTAGGAAATGTTCGAGAATTAAGAAATGTAATTGAACGAGCGGTTAGTCTGGTTTCCCAAGGGGAAATTACCCCAGAACATATTATGTTGGATCAAATGAATTTACAAACAGCTTCTAGTGTTTTACCTATTACAAATCGAAAATTGAAGGAAGTTCTAGCAGAGATGGAGTGCCATATTCTGCGCGAAGCGATTAAAACTCACGGAACATCACGTCAGGTTGGTAATGTCCTTGGTTTATCCCATACAGGTGTATTAAATCGAATGCGAAAATATGATCTTTCAGAAAAAAAGGTCTAG
- a CDS encoding methyl-accepting chemotaxis protein → MVQDEDEILKLEIKLESGVHMKLKMKFLALVLITSSALLAVAIMGYLDAKKQVTENIKNEMFSIVNSHSKQLDGWLLTKAQTAAVTTQNIQVVLGDNDIPASFVQNYKSDPGVLDLYVGLEDGRMIDGSGSALPEGYDPRKRGWYKQGKETNKLTFTDAYVDALTKKYIVSAVVPLKNTAGNTRGIVGIDITLDILSERIKEINLHGKGNGFIVDQKGIMLAHPDSSKVSTNINENPQLKQMAKEMLSQDSGVQSYEENNVTKLMIYTKVPSTGWVLGITVDKEDVYSQVKQLGYEFGLIALIGIIISIAASWVLANKITGNVTKLTEQAERLASGDLTEQNLIIKSNDEIGQLALAFAKMAENLRNLMKDVAQTAEQLAASSEELTASAEQSAHASVQVATSITEVAQGTEKQSNAVEDASLVVEEMSASIQHVVENATTVAATSEQAASAASGGKVAIGSAVSQMNIIESTVSGSAEVVVKLGNRSKEIGQIVDTISGIAGQTNLLALNAAIEAARAGEQGRGFAVVAEEVRKLAEQSQHAAKQIAEMINEIQVDTDTAVVAMNNGTREVHIGSQVVNKAGESFKQIEILVETVLSQVREIASSIQKVDVGSNKIVTAIQDINAITKSNSGETQSISAATEEQSASMQEIASSSHALANLAEEMQKAVRKFTI, encoded by the coding sequence GTGGTTCAAGATGAAGATGAAATTTTGAAGTTGGAAATTAAATTGGAAAGTGGTGTACATATGAAATTAAAAATGAAGTTTTTAGCGTTGGTGCTTATTACGAGTTCTGCTTTATTGGCAGTTGCAATCATGGGATATCTTGATGCTAAAAAACAAGTAACGGAAAATATCAAAAATGAAATGTTTTCTATTGTTAACAGCCACTCAAAACAGTTAGATGGTTGGTTATTAACAAAGGCGCAAACGGCAGCAGTGACTACTCAAAACATTCAAGTAGTATTAGGTGATAATGATATACCAGCCTCATTTGTACAAAATTATAAGTCAGATCCTGGCGTACTTGATTTGTACGTAGGATTAGAAGATGGCAGGATGATTGATGGCTCAGGATCAGCCCTTCCAGAGGGGTATGACCCTCGTAAACGTGGGTGGTACAAGCAAGGAAAAGAAACAAATAAATTAACCTTTACTGATGCCTATGTTGATGCATTAACTAAAAAGTATATTGTATCAGCAGTTGTGCCGTTGAAAAATACGGCTGGAAATACGAGAGGTATTGTTGGAATTGATATTACACTAGATATTTTAAGTGAGAGAATTAAAGAGATTAATTTACATGGGAAAGGAAACGGTTTTATTGTAGATCAAAAAGGGATTATGTTAGCACACCCAGATTCGAGCAAAGTTTCGACTAATATTAATGAGAATCCACAATTGAAACAGATGGCAAAAGAAATGTTATCTCAAGATAGTGGTGTTCAAAGTTATGAAGAGAATAACGTAACAAAATTAATGATTTATACCAAGGTACCATCTACTGGATGGGTGCTAGGTATTACCGTTGATAAAGAAGATGTTTATAGCCAAGTTAAACAGTTAGGTTATGAGTTTGGATTGATTGCTTTAATCGGCATTATAATTTCAATTGCTGCAAGCTGGGTATTGGCTAATAAAATAACAGGAAACGTTACAAAACTAACGGAGCAGGCTGAGAGACTAGCTAGCGGCGATCTAACAGAGCAGAATCTGATAATTAAGTCTAATGATGAAATAGGTCAGTTAGCATTAGCCTTTGCAAAAATGGCAGAAAACTTGCGAAATCTAATGAAAGATGTGGCGCAAACAGCAGAACAATTGGCGGCTTCTTCAGAAGAATTGACCGCTAGTGCTGAGCAGTCAGCTCATGCATCAGTCCAAGTAGCTACATCGATAACTGAGGTAGCGCAAGGAACAGAAAAACAATCGAATGCAGTGGAAGATGCTTCTCTTGTAGTTGAGGAAATGTCAGCAAGCATTCAGCATGTTGTAGAGAATGCTACGACAGTAGCGGCAACATCGGAACAGGCGGCTAGTGCAGCGAGTGGTGGCAAGGTAGCAATTGGTAGTGCTGTGAGCCAAATGAACATCATCGAAAGCACAGTTTCAGGATCAGCAGAAGTAGTAGTTAAGTTAGGCAATCGATCGAAAGAAATTGGACAAATTGTAGATACTATTTCTGGAATTGCTGGACAAACAAACTTATTGGCATTAAATGCAGCGATTGAAGCAGCTCGTGCTGGTGAGCAGGGGCGTGGATTTGCCGTTGTAGCAGAAGAAGTACGCAAATTAGCGGAACAATCTCAGCATGCAGCGAAGCAAATTGCCGAAATGATTAACGAAATTCAAGTAGATACAGATACGGCTGTAGTAGCTATGAATAATGGTACAAGGGAAGTGCACATTGGAAGCCAAGTGGTTAATAAGGCTGGAGAATCCTTTAAGCAGATAGAAATATTAGTTGAGACAGTCCTAAGCCAAGTTCGTGAGATTGCTAGTTCTATTCAAAAAGTAGACGTTGGTAGTAATAAAATTGTTACCGCGATACAGGATATTAATGCAATAACAAAAAGCAATTCTGGAGAAACCCAAAGTATCTCTGCAGCCACAGAGGAGCAATCAGCTTCGATGCAAGAAATCGCTTCTTCAAGCCATGCATTGGCGAATTTGGCGGAGGAAATGCAAAAAGCCGTTAGAAAGTTTACAATTTAA
- a CDS encoding TetR/AcrR family transcriptional regulator produces MRNRIITAAVEEINLRGFKFTMSDLTKRLSISKSSLYDCFSSKDELISTILDIILNDFRAQEEKVYNSDLPIIEKLQASLTITSQTFEPFHNRVYDDLVSSYPEEWQKVANFRKERMDRLSSLLNQGMEAGTIRHVNMGVVRQMIISTMNDFISYRFLAENNMTYPDAVVAMLDVIIHGLMAKE; encoded by the coding sequence TTGCGAAATCGAATTATTACAGCCGCCGTAGAAGAAATCAATTTACGGGGTTTTAAATTTACCATGAGTGACCTCACTAAACGGCTCAGCATCAGCAAATCATCGCTATATGATTGCTTTTCTTCAAAAGACGAACTTATTAGCACTATCCTAGATATCATTTTGAATGATTTCCGGGCACAAGAGGAAAAAGTCTATAATTCTGATTTACCCATCATAGAGAAACTGCAAGCCTCATTGACTATCACATCGCAAACTTTCGAACCATTTCATAATCGGGTGTATGATGACCTTGTCTCGTCTTATCCGGAAGAATGGCAGAAGGTGGCCAATTTTCGGAAAGAGCGAATGGACCGCCTTTCTTCCCTACTCAATCAGGGAATGGAGGCTGGCACCATCCGGCATGTTAACATGGGTGTCGTTCGGCAAATGATTATTAGCACCATGAATGACTTTATCAGCTACCGCTTTCTCGCCGAGAATAATATGACCTATCCAGATGCCGTGGTTGCTATGCTGGATGTAATCATCCATGGATTGATGGCCAAAGAATAA
- the hpdB gene encoding 4-hydroxyphenylacetate decarboxylase large subunit: MDELKEAKIKSILAAKGINSNKLSNQNTQALKEPTPRANALRDIFYNTLGTADMEFPYWYNRKWKELDGEVTVVRRAKALKEAFSRATPNIVPGEKLVMQKTRHYRGSFPMPWLSESFFIAQGDEIEKEAARSIGSAADELSHIGQGGGNVTKSFGEVVSIAGKFGMRKEEIPVLLKVAKEWVGKSVEDVSLRYEKMVPEYDTKEKIMRSLICMFDSGYTIPQGREVINYYYPLQYGFDKLKEMAEECKKQVAGNADGDGLIGMDRLYFYEAVIHGIEGLQQWIINYAKHARFLETTAVDNQEKEDYREIAECLESIAHNQPRNFREALQLSYTLHIAVLNEDVISGLSIGKLGQILYPWYEQDINGGKLTKEEALELMELYRIKITCIDVFASAGVNGGVLSGNTFNNLSLGGLTRQNQSAANELEEIILDAGISCRTPQPTLTIMYDEKLSETFLIKGTECCKTGTGYPAWINNRNAMDFLINQYGSEGMTIEEARSVAIGGCLEISPCCWKTLTLNGKEYEIPGGAGQPTSVGVHFIANPKILELVLTNGKDHRTGMQVYPPHNKKLASFEELLATFKQYYEETIGILAKTNNIEHDIWRKQNMSVINSFLKPDSLDKGQHIGNMGYRYNGTFNVETCGTITMVNSLASLKSLVYDSKKYTIEEMTDGILNNFGYKQASEINNYSLAEQVKITGSNQYDRIYADCLTTPKFGNNDAYVDTILKEYEEWLVFACSRAESLYGKKMYPCQISVSTHGPQGAATLATPDGRLGGTTYSDGSVSAYPGTDTSGLYALFESANIWDHTTSQNSQMNLKIHPGALQGIQGTRKLLDLTKAYMRRGGTHVQYNIIDSTVLKQAQKAPEEHRDLLVRVAGFTQYWCELGKPIQDEVISRTEHEGV; encoded by the coding sequence ATGGACGAGTTAAAAGAAGCTAAAATTAAAAGTATTCTAGCAGCAAAGGGAATAAATTCTAATAAGCTCTCTAATCAGAACACACAAGCACTAAAAGAACCAACACCTAGGGCGAATGCTTTAAGGGATATTTTTTATAATACTTTGGGGACAGCAGATATGGAGTTTCCATATTGGTATAATCGAAAATGGAAGGAGTTAGATGGTGAGGTTACAGTAGTGAGAAGAGCGAAAGCATTAAAAGAAGCATTTTCTCGCGCCACACCTAATATTGTGCCAGGTGAAAAACTGGTCATGCAAAAGACCCGCCATTATAGAGGATCATTCCCGATGCCTTGGCTAAGCGAAAGCTTTTTCATCGCTCAAGGAGATGAGATTGAAAAAGAAGCTGCCAGGTCCATCGGAAGTGCTGCAGATGAACTTAGCCATATAGGGCAAGGCGGTGGAAATGTAACGAAAAGTTTTGGGGAAGTAGTTTCCATCGCTGGCAAGTTTGGAATGAGAAAAGAAGAGATCCCCGTATTGTTAAAAGTTGCGAAGGAATGGGTTGGAAAATCTGTTGAGGATGTAAGTCTTAGATACGAAAAAATGGTACCAGAATATGATACCAAAGAAAAGATAATGAGAAGTTTAATCTGTATGTTTGACTCTGGTTATACAATACCACAGGGGCGCGAGGTCATAAATTATTATTATCCTCTACAATATGGGTTTGATAAGCTTAAGGAAATGGCAGAGGAATGTAAAAAGCAAGTTGCTGGTAATGCAGATGGTGATGGTTTAATCGGTATGGATCGCCTTTATTTTTATGAAGCTGTTATCCATGGAATCGAAGGATTGCAACAGTGGATTATTAATTATGCCAAACATGCAAGATTTCTAGAAACAACAGCAGTAGATAATCAAGAGAAAGAAGATTATAGAGAGATAGCTGAGTGCCTAGAGTCCATTGCCCATAATCAACCTCGTAATTTCAGAGAAGCATTACAGCTGTCCTATACCCTGCATATTGCAGTATTAAATGAAGATGTGATATCAGGTCTATCCATCGGAAAGCTTGGACAAATATTATATCCATGGTATGAGCAGGATATCAATGGTGGTAAGTTAACTAAAGAGGAAGCACTTGAGTTAATGGAGCTATATAGAATTAAAATAACTTGTATTGATGTTTTTGCTTCTGCAGGGGTTAATGGTGGGGTATTATCAGGTAATACATTTAATAATTTATCTCTGGGCGGGTTAACAAGACAAAATCAATCGGCAGCGAATGAACTAGAGGAAATCATATTGGACGCAGGGATCAGTTGTAGGACTCCCCAGCCAACATTGACAATTATGTATGATGAAAAACTTTCAGAAACATTTTTAATTAAAGGTACTGAGTGTTGTAAAACTGGAACGGGATATCCTGCTTGGATTAATAATAGAAATGCTATGGATTTCTTGATAAATCAATATGGATCTGAAGGAATGACAATTGAAGAGGCTCGATCCGTCGCAATCGGAGGATGTTTAGAAATATCTCCTTGCTGCTGGAAGACACTAACACTCAATGGCAAGGAATATGAAATTCCAGGTGGTGCTGGCCAACCTACTAGTGTTGGTGTTCACTTTATTGCAAATCCGAAAATTTTGGAGCTTGTTTTGACTAACGGTAAAGATCATCGTACTGGAATGCAGGTTTATCCACCCCATAATAAAAAGCTTGCAAGCTTTGAAGAATTACTTGCAACATTTAAACAATATTATGAAGAAACGATAGGGATTCTTGCTAAAACGAATAATATCGAACATGATATTTGGCGGAAACAAAATATGTCGGTTATCAACTCTTTTCTTAAACCAGACTCTTTAGATAAAGGGCAGCATATAGGGAATATGGGTTACCGATACAATGGAACATTTAATGTGGAAACTTGTGGAACCATCACAATGGTCAACTCTCTAGCATCCTTAAAAAGTTTAGTATATGACAGCAAGAAATATACTATTGAAGAGATGACAGATGGTATTTTAAACAACTTTGGCTATAAACAAGCTTCAGAGATTAATAATTATTCCTTAGCAGAGCAGGTAAAGATTACCGGAAGTAATCAGTATGATAGAATATATGCCGATTGCTTAACAACTCCTAAATTTGGAAACAACGATGCTTATGTTGATACTATTTTAAAAGAGTATGAGGAATGGCTAGTTTTTGCTTGTTCTCGTGCTGAATCTTTATATGGAAAGAAAATGTATCCTTGTCAAATATCAGTATCAACTCATGGTCCACAAGGTGCGGCTACCTTGGCGACTCCAGACGGACGATTAGGTGGAACTACTTACTCTGATGGTTCCGTATCTGCATATCCAGGAACAGATACAAGCGGTTTATATGCATTATTTGAATCAGCTAACATCTGGGATCATACTACATCACAAAATTCTCAGATGAATCTTAAAATTCATCCAGGTGCATTACAAGGTATTCAAGGGACAAGAAAATTACTGGATTTGACGAAAGCCTATATGCGCAGAGGCGGCACCCATGTGCAATATAATATAATAGATTCTACTGTCTTAAAACAAGCACAAAAAGCCCCAGAGGAGCATCGTGATTTACTGGTTCGTGTAGCTGGATTTACACAATATTGGTGTGAATTAGGCAAACCAATACAGGATGAAGTAATATCTAGAACTGAACATGAAGGAGTATAG
- the hpdC gene encoding 4-hydroxyphenylacetate decarboxylase small subunit, whose amino-acid sequence MALKHIDCLHFCSIDASKGICRVTKQFINIDTDVCDRLVVAPKCNNCKQFHDEDEQGIGICKGLSKEDWVYGSLNAGTCAAHEFKDKR is encoded by the coding sequence ATGGCATTAAAACATATTGATTGTTTACATTTTTGCAGTATTGATGCAAGTAAAGGAATATGCAGAGTAACAAAACAGTTCATCAATATAGATACTGACGTATGCGACAGACTAGTAGTAGCACCAAAATGTAACAATTGTAAGCAATTTCATGATGAGGATGAACAAGGTATCGGAATATGCAAAGGGTTATCTAAGGAAGATTGGGTATATGGCAGCCTCAATGCAGGAACTTGTGCTGCCCATGAATTTAAAGATAAGAGGTAA
- a CDS encoding HlyD family efflux transporter periplasmic adaptor subunit, whose product MFMTKPNTNLMRWSTYTLLLILSATLLAGCGANETSPEVWGRAEAKEVDINSKVPGRVVSLLVKEGDRVTKGQVLAHIDNRDIVAQANQARANIKALDAQTAQAATVTILQDQTAKAALNTAQAQLEKAKSDLALAESDYKRFRELVASGAISAQLFDTYRTKYQVAQAAYTQTQASVASAEAGLLQTNVNTANEEAMRSKVAQGQAALQQVDVSLDETEIRAPFDGIITAKYVEEGAMVSQGMPLVAIQDPLDNWVNLKVKETELSHYSIQQPVQMQGRDSNLILSGTIIDISKKAEFATYRATNERGDNDIITFNVKIQVNSDKIRPGMRFRLMNGGK is encoded by the coding sequence ATGTTTATGACAAAACCAAATACCAACCTAATGCGCTGGTCGACCTACACCCTGCTGCTAATTTTATCTGCCACACTGCTTGCTGGCTGCGGCGCCAATGAGACCTCCCCTGAAGTATGGGGCCGCGCGGAAGCTAAAGAGGTAGATATTAATTCCAAAGTACCAGGCCGGGTCGTGAGCCTGCTCGTCAAAGAAGGGGACCGGGTAACCAAAGGACAAGTATTAGCACACATTGATAACCGGGATATTGTCGCCCAAGCCAATCAGGCACGGGCCAATATTAAAGCCTTGGATGCGCAAACGGCCCAAGCTGCTACCGTTACCATTCTGCAGGACCAAACTGCAAAGGCTGCTTTAAATACCGCTCAAGCGCAATTAGAAAAAGCAAAATCGGATTTAGCCTTAGCCGAAAGTGATTATAAACGTTTTAGAGAACTGGTGGCATCAGGTGCCATCTCCGCACAATTATTTGATACCTACCGCACAAAGTACCAAGTGGCTCAAGCTGCTTATACCCAAACGCAAGCCAGTGTAGCATCAGCAGAAGCCGGACTTTTGCAAACAAATGTGAATACTGCCAATGAAGAAGCCATGCGCAGCAAAGTAGCTCAAGGGCAAGCTGCCTTGCAACAAGTGGATGTTTCCCTGGATGAAACAGAGATACGCGCTCCCTTTGATGGCATTATCACCGCCAAGTATGTGGAGGAAGGCGCTATGGTATCCCAAGGTATGCCGTTGGTAGCCATTCAAGACCCTTTGGATAATTGGGTCAATTTGAAAGTGAAGGAAACCGAACTCTCTCACTATTCCATTCAACAGCCTGTTCAAATGCAAGGCCGAGACAGCAACCTCATCTTGTCTGGAACCATTATTGATATCAGTAAAAAGGCGGAGTTTGCCACCTACCGGGCTACTAACGAGCGCGGCGATAATGACATTATTACCTTTAATGTCAAAATTCAAGTCAACTCCGATAAAATTCGTCCTGGCATGCGGTTCAGACTGATGAACGGTGGTAAATGA
- a CDS encoding 2-hydroxycarboxylate transporter family protein, translated as MKTEETLVMDQIGSSPWDKVRTFKIGVIPLPLYLIIAAVIYAASVYGKLPADMIGGFAIMMIMGIFLGDVGIKLPILKDIGGPAILCMFVPSIMVFYNLLNPASMKAITAIMKTSNFLYFYIACLVTGSILGMQRQVLIQGFLRLFVPLVVGTLGSVIVGVSVGVLAGLGAHHTFFYIVIPIISGGIGEGILPLSMAYSEILNQPYEKFIPQLVPAAMLGNVVAIMLAGYLKKLGERKPHLTGNGMLVKTGDDALLKAAQEGNNKPVEFPLMGAGLLLACSFFIFGQIANVFISIPAAIIMIFSAAIVKALNIMPAKMEQGAYHMYKFVAASLTWALMVGLGVLYTPWGDVVAALTPAYVLTVAATVIAMIASGFYIGKVMNMYPVESAIVTACHSGLGGTGDVAILSASNRMEMMPFAQVATRLGGASMVVIAAILLRMWQ; from the coding sequence ATGAAAACGGAAGAAACGTTGGTTATGGATCAAATTGGATCTAGTCCGTGGGACAAAGTACGCACGTTCAAAATAGGTGTGATTCCTCTGCCCTTATATTTGATTATTGCAGCTGTTATTTACGCCGCTTCTGTTTACGGAAAATTACCCGCTGATATGATTGGTGGATTTGCTATTATGATGATTATGGGGATTTTTCTAGGAGATGTAGGAATTAAGTTGCCTATTCTTAAAGACATTGGCGGTCCAGCTATTTTGTGTATGTTTGTTCCATCTATCATGGTATTCTATAATTTATTGAATCCAGCGTCGATGAAAGCGATTACTGCTATAATGAAAACTTCTAATTTTTTGTACTTCTATATTGCTTGCTTAGTTACAGGAAGTATCCTTGGTATGCAACGTCAAGTATTGATTCAAGGCTTTTTACGCTTGTTTGTACCATTAGTAGTGGGAACTCTAGGGAGCGTCATTGTTGGTGTATCTGTAGGAGTGCTTGCAGGACTTGGAGCCCATCACACTTTCTTTTATATTGTAATTCCAATTATTTCTGGCGGTATCGGTGAAGGGATTCTACCTCTTTCCATGGCTTATTCTGAGATTTTGAATCAACCCTATGAAAAGTTTATCCCACAGTTAGTTCCAGCAGCCATGCTCGGAAATGTGGTAGCCATCATGTTGGCTGGTTATTTGAAAAAATTAGGTGAACGTAAACCTCATCTAACGGGAAATGGTATGTTAGTTAAAACAGGCGATGATGCATTATTAAAGGCTGCTCAAGAAGGTAATAATAAACCAGTGGAGTTTCCTCTTATGGGGGCTGGTCTCCTTTTGGCATGTTCATTCTTTATATTTGGGCAAATTGCTAATGTGTTTATTAGTATCCCTGCAGCTATTATCATGATCTTTTCAGCAGCGATTGTCAAAGCGTTAAATATTATGCCAGCGAAAATGGAACAAGGTGCGTATCATATGTACAAGTTTGTCGCTGCTAGCTTGACTTGGGCTTTGATGGTAGGACTTGGTGTGTTATACACACCTTGGGGGGATGTTGTTGCAGCGTTAACTCCTGCTTATGTGTTAACGGTAGCGGCAACAGTTATCGCCATGATTGCTTCCGGGTTTTATATTGGTAAAGTAATGAACATGTATCCAGTAGAATCAGCGATTGTAACTGCCTGTCACAGTGGATTAGGTGGTACTGGTGATGTTGCGATCCTTTCAGCATCGAATCGAATGGAAATGATGCCTTTTGCTCAGGTGGCAACCCGCCTTGGCGGAGCGAGTATGGTAGTTATTGCCGCCATATTATTAAGGATGTGGCAATAG
- the hpdA gene encoding 4-hydroxyphenylacetate decarboxylase activase, whose translation MDTTGVIFDIQSFSVHDGPGCRTTVFMSGCPLSCRWCANPESWSRTPHIMFSERSCRYNKGCSLCKDICNRGGLSFVDEKPVLNWETCDACTTFECAETCCYNGLKQCAKEVTVDQLMKILKRDSNNWGGKGGVTFSGGEPLMQNQFLLESLKQCVRNGFHTAIETTAYTDEEVYLNVMKYVDFVFADIKHMDRQKHKEKTGVYNDIILSNISSLANSQWQGRIIIRVPVIGGFNDDFENMSKLIHFMQVNNLFEINILPFHALGESKWRQLGKIYEYANSGSVSDAKMEEIQDLFLRNDIACYIGHDTAF comes from the coding sequence GTGGATACAACAGGAGTAATATTTGATATACAGAGTTTCTCAGTTCATGATGGACCAGGTTGTAGAACGACTGTATTTATGAGTGGATGTCCTCTAAGTTGTCGATGGTGTGCAAACCCTGAAAGTTGGAGCAGAACACCTCATATCATGTTTAGCGAAAGAAGTTGCCGATATAATAAAGGCTGTTCATTGTGTAAGGATATTTGTAATAGAGGCGGGCTAAGCTTTGTTGATGAAAAACCAGTATTGAATTGGGAGACCTGTGATGCTTGTACAACCTTTGAATGTGCTGAAACTTGTTGTTATAATGGCTTAAAGCAATGTGCAAAAGAGGTTACTGTTGATCAGCTAATGAAAATATTAAAAAGGGATTCTAATAATTGGGGCGGAAAAGGTGGTGTAACTTTTAGTGGTGGCGAACCTTTGATGCAGAATCAATTTTTATTGGAATCCCTAAAACAGTGTGTAAGAAATGGTTTTCATACAGCAATCGAAACCACGGCATATACTGATGAGGAAGTATATTTGAATGTAATGAAATATGTAGATTTTGTATTCGCTGACATAAAACACATGGACAGACAAAAGCATAAAGAAAAAACTGGGGTATATAATGATATTATTCTTTCCAATATATCTTCCCTTGCTAATTCACAGTGGCAGGGAAGGATTATCATCAGAGTGCCAGTTATCGGTGGTTTTAATGACGATTTTGAGAATATGTCAAAGTTGATACACTTTATGCAGGTAAATAATCTATTTGAAATTAACATTCTACCTTTTCATGCACTAGGCGAATCGAAATGGCGCCAACTAGGGAAAATTTATGAGTATGCAAATAGTGGTAGTGTAAGCGATGCCAAGATGGAAGAAATACAGGACCTATTTCTGCGGAATGATATAGCCTGCTATATTGGTCATGATACAGCGTTTTAA